A genomic region of Synechococcus sp. NOUM97013 contains the following coding sequences:
- the psbB gene encoding photosystem II chlorophyll-binding protein CP47, with translation MGLPWYRVHTVVINDPGRLLAVHLMHTALVAGWAGSMALYELAIFDPSDPVLNPMWRQGMFVMPFMARLGVTDSWGGWSITGATGVDPGFWSFEGVAAAHIVFSGLLMLAAIWHWTFWDLEIWQDPRTGEPALDLPKIFGIHLLLAGLGCFGFGAFHLTGVFGPGMWISDPYGITGHLEPVQPAWGPEGFNPFNPGGIVAHHIAAGIVGIIAGIFHITTRPPERLYKALRMGNIETVLASAIAAVFFAAFIVAGTMWYGAAATPIELFGPTRYQWDQSYFKTEINRRVQTAMDQGATASEAYASIPEKLAFYDYVGNSPAKGGLFRVGPMVNGDGLPTGWLGHISFTDKEGRDLQVRRLPNFFENFPVILEDSDGIVRGDIPFRRAEAKYSFEQQGITATVYGGALDGQTFTDPAEVKRLARKSQLGEAFEFDRETYNSDGTFRSSPRGWFTFGHATFALLFFFGHIWHGARTLYRDVFAGIDPDLGEQVEFGLFQKLGDRSTRRLPEGFVPPAGTPLS, from the coding sequence ATGGGATTGCCCTGGTATCGGGTGCACACGGTCGTCATCAACGACCCCGGCCGACTACTGGCCGTGCACCTCATGCACACAGCCCTCGTTGCCGGCTGGGCCGGCTCGATGGCTCTCTATGAACTCGCCATCTTCGACCCCTCCGATCCAGTCCTGAACCCCATGTGGCGTCAGGGCATGTTCGTGATGCCCTTCATGGCCCGCTTGGGCGTGACGGACAGCTGGGGTGGCTGGAGCATCACTGGCGCCACCGGCGTTGATCCCGGCTTCTGGAGCTTCGAAGGCGTCGCCGCTGCGCACATTGTTTTCAGCGGATTGCTGATGCTCGCGGCCATCTGGCACTGGACCTTCTGGGATCTTGAGATCTGGCAGGACCCCCGTACCGGTGAGCCCGCCCTTGATCTCCCCAAGATCTTCGGTATTCACCTTCTGCTCGCAGGTCTGGGCTGCTTCGGCTTCGGCGCTTTCCACCTCACCGGTGTGTTTGGACCGGGAATGTGGATTTCCGATCCGTACGGCATCACTGGCCACCTCGAACCCGTCCAACCTGCTTGGGGACCTGAAGGATTCAACCCTTTCAACCCGGGTGGAATCGTCGCTCACCACATTGCGGCCGGAATTGTTGGCATCATCGCCGGCATTTTCCACATCACCACCCGTCCTCCGGAGCGCCTCTACAAGGCTCTTCGCATGGGAAACATCGAAACCGTCCTTGCCAGTGCGATTGCTGCTGTGTTCTTTGCAGCATTCATCGTCGCCGGAACGATGTGGTACGGGGCTGCTGCCACCCCGATCGAACTCTTTGGCCCCACTCGTTATCAGTGGGATCAGAGCTACTTCAAGACCGAAATCAACCGTCGCGTACAAACGGCGATGGATCAAGGTGCTACAGCCTCTGAGGCCTACGCATCAATCCCCGAGAAACTGGCTTTCTACGATTACGTCGGCAACAGCCCCGCCAAAGGTGGTCTGTTCCGCGTCGGCCCCATGGTGAACGGTGATGGACTTCCCACCGGCTGGCTGGGCCACATCTCTTTCACCGATAAAGAAGGTCGCGACCTTCAGGTACGTCGTCTGCCCAACTTCTTCGAGAACTTCCCTGTGATTCTCGAAGACAGTGACGGCATTGTGCGTGGAGACATCCCCTTCCGTCGTGCTGAAGCGAAGTACTCCTTCGAACAGCAGGGCATCACGGCCACCGTTTACGGCGGCGCTCTGGATGGTCAAACCTTCACCGACCCTGCGGAAGTGAAGCGTCTTGCTCGCAAGTCTCAACTTGGCGAAGCCTTTGAGTTCGATCGCGAGACCTATAACTCGGACGGTACCTTCCGTAGTTCACCCCGCGGCTGGTTCACCTTCGGTCACGCCACCTTCGCCCTCCTCTTCTTCTTCGGCCACATCTGGCATGGTGCTCGCACCCTCTACCGGGACGTGTTCGCAGGCATCGATCCCGATCTCGGCGAACAGGTGGAATTCGGCCTCTTCCAAAAACTGGGAGACCGTTCCACCCGTCGTCTGCCCGAAGGCTTCGTGCCCCCGGCAGGCACTCCCCTCAGCTGA
- a CDS encoding 2Fe-2S iron-sulfur cluster-binding protein yields MPVIRFVREGRDVECYPGENLREVALREGIQLYGLKGQLGNCGGCGQCITCFVKVEGDSSEQALSRRTAVEDVKLKRRPEEWRLACQALVEQSVVVLTKPQTSMADQQRRVAAALQAPLPSGPVEWPRPVGADDDEEDAVEEGDAEGSADAEMDSEKASPPATPGDDR; encoded by the coding sequence ATGCCCGTTATTCGTTTCGTTCGCGAAGGTCGGGATGTGGAGTGCTACCCAGGCGAAAACCTGCGTGAGGTTGCGCTTCGCGAAGGCATCCAGCTCTACGGATTGAAAGGTCAGCTGGGCAACTGTGGCGGTTGCGGCCAGTGCATCACCTGTTTCGTCAAGGTTGAAGGTGACTCCTCTGAGCAGGCACTTAGTCGGCGAACAGCGGTTGAAGACGTGAAGCTCAAGCGCCGTCCAGAGGAGTGGCGTCTGGCTTGTCAGGCCTTGGTCGAGCAATCGGTGGTTGTGCTCACCAAACCTCAGACCTCGATGGCTGATCAGCAGAGGCGTGTGGCAGCTGCGTTGCAGGCGCCCTTGCCCTCTGGGCCTGTCGAATGGCCGCGTCCAGTTGGCGCTGATGACGACGAGGAAGATGCCGTCGAGGAGGGTGACGCGGAGGGCTCGGCCGATGCTGAGATGGATTCAGAGAAGGCTTCCCCGCCTGCTACGCCCGGTGACGACCGCTGA
- the psbM gene encoding photosystem II reaction center protein PsbM, whose product METNDLGFVASLLFVLVPTVFLIILFIQTNSREG is encoded by the coding sequence ATGGAAACCAACGATCTCGGCTTCGTAGCCAGCCTGCTGTTTGTTCTGGTGCCGACCGTCTTCCTGATCATTCTTTTCATCCAGACAAACAGCCGCGAAGGTTGA
- a CDS encoding universal stress protein → MFKNLLIADSGKGHVGEMINMLRDLPAFKAARVNLLHVVTEQSKNESEEHWSEAGNLLSSSIEKLGLNPQEVNSIIRHGDAKQTVLKVAEELNVDLIVMGSRGLGRLQSILSNSASQYVFQLSTRPMLLVRDDLYVRHINRIMVTIDGTGVGDDALKLACEMVRDIPGGQLTGVHVARQEPTPSRGASTTTDSFLDKAVQRARTFGVDLKPLHVTDTDIGKGVCRAAEEINADLVVLASQDRRPLVARGLVDLDKLLGGSVSDYIRVHAPAPVLLVREPEQG, encoded by the coding sequence GTGTTCAAGAACCTTTTAATCGCCGACTCCGGCAAAGGCCATGTCGGAGAAATGATCAACATGCTGCGCGACCTACCGGCATTCAAGGCCGCTCGCGTGAACCTCCTGCACGTGGTGACGGAGCAAAGCAAAAACGAGTCCGAGGAACACTGGTCCGAAGCCGGGAACCTGCTGTCCTCATCCATTGAAAAACTTGGCCTCAACCCCCAGGAAGTCAATTCGATCATCCGCCACGGCGACGCCAAGCAGACCGTTCTGAAGGTTGCCGAAGAACTCAATGTCGACTTGATCGTGATGGGTTCGCGAGGCCTCGGGCGCCTGCAATCCATCCTTTCGAACAGTGCCAGCCAGTACGTCTTTCAACTCTCGACACGTCCGATGCTTCTGGTGCGTGACGACCTGTATGTGAGACATATCAATCGCATCATGGTCACGATTGATGGGACAGGCGTTGGCGATGACGCTTTGAAGCTGGCCTGCGAAATGGTGCGTGACATCCCTGGCGGTCAACTCACCGGCGTCCACGTGGCAAGGCAGGAGCCAACGCCATCACGCGGAGCCTCCACGACCACTGACAGCTTTCTCGACAAAGCGGTGCAACGGGCGCGGACATTCGGGGTGGACCTGAAACCACTCCACGTCACCGACACAGACATCGGCAAGGGAGTGTGTCGTGCTGCTGAAGAGATCAATGCTGATCTGGTGGTTTTGGCATCTCAAGACCGACGCCCTCTGGTCGCCAGAGGTCTCGTAGACCTCGACAAACTGCTGGGTGGCTCTGTGAGCGATTACATCAGGGTTCATGCCCCCGCGCCTGTTCTCCTGGTGAGAGAACCGGAGCAGGGCTGA
- a CDS encoding thioesterase family protein, with the protein MVSESVTAAWCLTKRVLPQHTDHGGVMWHGAYVGWLEEARVEALASTGLPYEQMTAAGLEMPVVNLQIRYREALRLGDSVVLSSRSEPQKGVRWPWRTRFLRHGVCIAEAQVDLVLLRMDSRQVLRRPPESVAQAFALLRQGHQT; encoded by the coding sequence ATGGTGAGTGAGAGCGTTACGGCCGCCTGGTGCTTGACCAAGCGTGTGCTTCCTCAGCACACCGATCACGGTGGCGTGATGTGGCATGGCGCCTATGTGGGATGGCTTGAGGAGGCAAGGGTGGAAGCCCTTGCTTCCACTGGGCTCCCTTACGAGCAGATGACCGCGGCAGGGTTGGAGATGCCGGTGGTCAATCTGCAAATCCGTTATCGAGAGGCGTTAAGGCTTGGTGACTCCGTTGTTCTGTCGAGTCGATCCGAGCCACAGAAAGGGGTTCGCTGGCCTTGGAGAACGCGCTTTCTGCGGCATGGGGTTTGTATCGCCGAGGCGCAGGTGGATCTTGTGCTGCTACGGATGGACTCCCGGCAGGTGCTGCGACGTCCACCTGAGTCCGTGGCCCAGGCCTTTGCACTTTTGCGGCAAGGCCATCAGACGTAG
- a CDS encoding DNA-processing protein DprA: protein MRQLAAVADALPEGWPELWRWPLERFRREFSWPESVLTSIDAFRSTCDDAQPYEVPAQVLLPCDDLWPTLFARLERPPLSLQWEGEGCLLPCIASQQAVAVVGTRRPSSHGLRMAERIGELLAHAGWPVVSGLAEGIDAASHRGCLRSGGRPVAVLGTPLHRVYPPEHRALQGAVSQSGLLVTELRRETRVQRSSFALRNRLLVALTRAVVVVECPKSSGALLSAAMAQRLGVPVWVVPGDALRDSARGSNALLRSGAHALLDPQDLLDALGPGPVKAVSPSPVARETKTAMSPSIGDLHRQVLELVDAGSTLEEMAHALKLDSQAVAAELLRLELDGLLLAQPGLRWRRL from the coding sequence ATGCGCCAGCTCGCTGCGGTTGCAGACGCGCTCCCCGAGGGGTGGCCAGAGCTTTGGCGTTGGCCACTGGAACGGTTCCGACGGGAGTTCTCTTGGCCTGAATCGGTGCTGACCAGCATTGATGCCTTCCGCTCGACGTGTGATGACGCGCAGCCTTACGAGGTGCCGGCTCAGGTGTTGTTGCCCTGTGATGACCTTTGGCCAACGCTGTTTGCTCGTTTGGAGCGGCCGCCGCTGTCTCTTCAATGGGAAGGTGAGGGGTGTTTGTTGCCCTGCATCGCATCTCAGCAGGCCGTCGCTGTGGTCGGCACGCGACGTCCCTCGTCCCATGGTCTGCGCATGGCCGAACGCATTGGTGAACTCCTGGCTCATGCGGGTTGGCCGGTGGTCAGTGGTCTGGCAGAAGGAATTGATGCCGCCTCTCATCGGGGCTGTTTGCGCAGTGGTGGTCGTCCTGTCGCGGTTCTTGGAACGCCTTTGCATCGTGTGTATCCACCCGAGCATCGTGCTCTTCAGGGGGCTGTGAGTCAGTCGGGGTTACTGGTCACTGAGCTTCGCCGCGAAACCAGGGTTCAGCGATCGAGCTTTGCGTTGCGGAATCGCTTGCTCGTTGCGTTGACTCGCGCTGTTGTTGTTGTGGAGTGCCCAAAAAGCAGCGGTGCGCTGCTCTCCGCGGCCATGGCCCAACGTTTGGGCGTGCCTGTGTGGGTGGTGCCTGGAGATGCGCTGCGCGATTCAGCGCGCGGTAGCAATGCACTGCTCCGTTCTGGAGCGCATGCGCTTCTGGATCCACAAGATTTGCTTGATGCACTGGGTCCTGGGCCAGTCAAAGCGGTGAGCCCTTCGCCAGTTGCGCGAGAAACGAAGACGGCCATGTCTCCTTCCATCGGCGATCTCCATAGGCAAGTGCTTGAGCTTGTGGATGCCGGCTCAACCCTGGAGGAGATGGCCCATGCGTTGAAGCTCGATTCACAGGCTGTGGCTGCGGAGTTGCTCAGGCTTGAGCTGGATGGTTTGCTTTTGGCGCAGCCAGGACTGCGCTGGAGACGGCTTTAG